The Dehalobacter sp. DCM sequence AGTTCTTTCTTATTCACATATAATTCCAGCATAATTGGTTTTAGGATGGCTTCATTAATCATTTCCGGCTTGCATAGACTATCAGAATAAATTATAAAGGCATCGATGCGTTTGTCATAATCCAGCTGAAATTCCCGCACGGAAATATCCGAGCACTTATTAAAAATATGATTCAAAATTTGTCGGTTTTCTTCCATGCAGGACGTCAAAGGCCTATCCGGGCTTTCCATCGGGAAAGGTTTCCCCTTCACTTTATTTATCCTAAACATTTTACTAAATAGCTCATGACGCATTTTTCGGTCCATCCCCATGATGTGCTCTGCCTTTAGTATGGCAAATACGACTCTTTTTAGTCCATTCTCTTTCATAATTCCGGCTATACATCCCCGATATTTTTAGGATTACTTCACATGCTTCAATCGTTAACTGATATTCATAAGAAAACGTTCAATTAATGCACGGGTCTGGGATACTTTATACGTATTTTTTTCAAGCGGAATAACATCCGCCATGCCTGATTCCACAGCCTTCTGGATCAACGTCTCAGTAAGCTGTGTGTCCAACTAAAATTTCTTCGACATTTTTCAGCCTATAGGGTACAGGCGCCACGCCTCCCAGCACCATTGAAAGCGAAGCCAGGATGTCGTCCTCTATCTTATAAGCTGTTGCGAGACTTACAATGGCGAAATCGATAGAATTCCGAATACGAAGCTTTTCATAGTGCGTTGTATAATCGGACATATCCTTGATATTAATTTCCTTTACCAACTCACCGGCTTCCAAGATATCATCGGTTTTTAGTTTTAGCGTAAAGAAGTCGGAGGCTTTGATCGTCCTGTGCGTGGTAACAATATCGGCGTCTACGGCCATCAGCATCGGTGAAATATCGGAGGCATTGACGGCATAGCAGCCGCAGTTCATGCATCGGCCCGCCTCAGCCAAGGCTTCATCCTTCGTGAGGGAGGCGGCATCTTCTTTGTCCAACGAGCGCTCACCGACCGGAAGTTCATTCAGTTTAGCAGCCTTTTTCGCATGAAGCTTGGTATAATCTACTGACAGCGGTGCGCTCTGGTTAGCCTTTTCGATTTTATAGCCGAGATCACGGCTCATAACCTTGGCAGCTATACCACCGGCTTTGATGGCGCTGATGCAAATAACGGGTCCGGTTACGGCATCGCCGCCCGCATAGACGTTTTTGATGCTTGTTTTGTAGGTATTCGTGTCCACGTTGATCAAGCCCCGCGGCGATTTGATTTGAGAAGCAAGCTTCTCGTCCAGGAAATCTGTGCCCACGGCTTGACCGGTCGCCAGGATGATATAGTCGGTTGGGATGACTTCGGTAATACACTCATCATAGGTCGGAGCAAAGCGTCCTTGCTTATTGAAGACAGCGACACATTTCTTGGTCTCAAGACCAACAACCTTACCACCGGACTCAACGACCTTTGACAAACCAAGGGAGTTCCTGATGACAACGCCCTCTTCCACTGCCCGTTCAATTTCTTCTCTGGCAGCGGGCATCTCACATGCCTTTTCCAGGCACACCAGTGTAACGTTTTTAGCCCCGAGACGTTTCGCCGTCAGGGCAACATCCATGGCAACGTAGCCGCCGCCGCAGACGATAATGTTGTCGCCAAAATTCACAGCCTTCTTGAGATATTTATTGACTTCAACGAGGAAATCCATGCCAAATTGGGTTAGGTTCTCGCCGTCGATACCGAGTATGGGCTGTTTCCAGGCGCCGGTACCGATATAAACACTGTCATATTCAGACTCGATGTCGGCCATCTGGATATCTTTGCCCACCTCGACACCCATTTTAAACTGAATACCCATCCCTTCAAGGGCAGCAACCAATTGATCAACAGTTGACTTCGGCAGGCGATAGTGCGGGATTCCGTATCTTAAGACACCGCCGGCTTTTTCCATTTTGTCAATAACCGTCACACTGTGCCCCTGCTGACGCAAATAGTAGGCGCAGGTCATGCCTCCGGGGCCGGCGCCAGAACTATCAAAGAAAATATTGTCTATTGCAAGTAAAACGTAACAGACGAACAGGTGGTTGCCGCTTGCAAAGCGGTTGGGCTTCATCACTTTATCAAGACGCTGCCGCAGGGATATGACACGCCACTCAACGATAAAGCAAACCTTTCACAGGGGCAAAAGCAGCTTGTGACCATTGCCAGAGCTATGATTCAAAATGCGCCCATGTTGATTTTGGACGAGGCGACTAGTTCGGTAGACACCCGTACTGAACTGCTTATTCAGGAGGCAATGGATAAGCTGACGAAAGACCGCACATCCTTTGTGATTGCCCACCGGGTTTCAACTATCAAAAATGCCGACTTGATTTTGGTCATGAAGGATGGGGATATCATCGAAAACGGCAACCACAAGGAACTGCTTGCGCAGGGTGGCTTCTATGCCGACCTCTACAACAGCCAGTTTGAACCTGCTGCGTAAAGCAACACATTAATAACGGAATTTTGCAAGATACTATCATCGTGTTTATATTTGACCTGATTTTGTCGATCACGCCCAGTATTTAATTGAAACGAATAATATAAAGACGGTGTCGCAAAACTACAAAGTTTGGCGGCACCGCCTAATTCTATCGGAATAGAAAGTCTAACTAAGGTATATAAATTAAGCAACTATCACTGGAAGGTGTAACGAAAAAACCTTGAAGGCCCAACTGCCTAAAGGATAAATCTATCTTTTCAATACTGACTGAAGATTTTCACTTGCTTTTTTAATATCCTGCATCAAGCTATAAATATCCTCAATCTGGGTATTTTGTTCCGCTGCTATGGCCAAATATTCTTCAGTTGAAGCCGATTGTTCTTCCGAAATGCTTGCTATATTATCCATTTCCTGCCGAATCCGGGAAAAGATTAGTGTTGTATTCTCAACCATACCACTTTCATTGGCGATATATCTGTCAATATCCTCAAAAGATGCTATGATATTCACAAAACTTTCATTTACCTGCTTGACAATGGCCTCCCCTTCTCCGGATGCCATATCCCATCCCGTTTACTAAATTGGGGTGATATCGGGGTAGCTAGCTCTAAGGGAAAGACATTTCAGTGCCAATCAGTTGTCAATGGTATTAATAAGAATTTATTAGCTTTTGTTAAATAAATTAACTTGTATTTGGATGTTATTGATTTACAGAAATATGAATCAAGCCCTAACGCTTGAATGGATGGCATCATCTGCGTCAAACGATGCTCAAACTTTCCGTTTCCGGTTCGGAACTGGTCTTCTTTAATCCTCTGAAAATCGTTACCCAAACCCCAATCGAAATTATCATGATCAAAATGTCTGTAATAGCTTGGGAATAGATAAAACCTTTAAAACCAAAGAGCTTTGTTAAAATTAATATTGCGGGGATATACAATAGCCCTTGTCTGGAGATTGACAGAATCAAAGATGGAACGACTTTACCCATGGATTGGACAGCGGTGGTGATAGTGAATTGGATACCGAGAAAAGGAAGCGAAAGGATCAGCGCATGGAGTATCAACGTTCCCAGTTCAATTACTTCTTTATTACTGCTGAAAAACATCATAGACTGACGAGAAAAGAGCAGAAACAAAACAAAGAAAAGAAGACCTGTGATCGTACATAAGAACGTTGCCTTGTTCACAACTTCTTTTAAGCGTGTATAATTTCCTGCACCGAAGCTAAACCCCATGAGCGGCTGACACCCAATAGCGATTCCCAAAATAATAAAGAGTGGGATAATGAAAGCCCGTGTAGCTACCCCCATGGAAGCCACAGTAAGATCCCCATAAGCAGCAGCATAGTTATTGCTGACAATATTTCCGACACTCATCAGAATCTGCCCCAAAGCCGCCGGGATTCCAATTGACAACATTTGAAAGGTAATCGTTCTATCAAAAGAGAACTTATTTGGGGCTAAGGCAAACATACTTTGTTTGCTTTTACTGCGGTAACAGCAAAGATAATAAATGACTCCGATAAAATTAGCGATGACGGTGGCAATGGCCGAACCGACAATTCCCATACCCAGGATTAGAACAAATACAGGATTCAATACAATATTTAAAACTGTTCCGATGAGCATGCCATTTAAGGATTCTTTGACAGCCCCTTCCGACCTTAAGAGCTGACCGAGACTGAAATTCAGCATGATGACGGCGCTAAAAAGCAGAATAATAAAGCAAAAATTATAGGTATAGGAAAAGGTATGGGTACTTGCACCGAGTAACGTCACGAGTGGTTTGAGAAAAAGAAGCGAAATAATAGTCAGGAATATACCTAATGCAACACAATACAAGATAGAAACGTTTAACGTCTTTTGGGCTTGCGCAAAATTGTTTGCACCGATCATTCTGGATAAGTAGGCAGAGCCGCCGGTACCGATAATGCTGCTGATCGCCATGGTCAGCATGGTTATAGGCATTGCCAGCGTAATTGCCGCTAACTGATTGGGATCATTAAGTTTACCGATAAAAAATGTATCCGTAATGTTATAGAGAATTTGTACGACCATTCCTAGAACAGTCGGTAGAGCAAGCCGAGAAATGGCTTTATACACGGACATGGAATCTAAAATTTGGATTCTTTCTTGATTCACGATGTTTCTCCTTCTCATCAATATGGTGTTTGTTTTTATTAGTTATATTAGTTAGATATACTATAGTTTTAAATCTAACTATATAATATAATTATCCTTGCTAGTTGTCAATTATTTACCACCCCCAATAGTCAAGATTTTAAGTATGTTACTGTAATAAAGGGTGATTATTATCATCAGTTATCGACCTTTTTATAAAACCTTAATCGATAAAAATATAACGGAATAACA is a genomic window containing:
- a CDS encoding FAD-dependent oxidoreductase, translating into MDNIFFDSSGAGPGGMTCAYYLRQQGHSVTVIDKMEKAGGVLRYGIPHYRLPKSTVDQLVAALEGMGIQFKMGVEVGKDIQMADIESEYDSVYIGTGAWKQPILGIDGENLTQFGMDFLVEVNKYLKKAVNFGDNIIVCGGGYVAMDVALTAKRLGAKNVTLVCLEKACEMPAAREEIERAVEEGVVIRNSLGLSKVVESGGKVVGLETKKCVAVFNKQGRFAPTYDECITEVIPTDYIILATGQAVGTDFLDEKLASQIKSPRGLINVDTNTYKTSIKNVYAGGDAVTGPVICISAIKAGGIAAKVMSRDLGYKIEKANQSAPLSVDYTKLHAKKAAKLNELPVGERSLDKEDAASLTKDEALAEAGRCMNCGCYAVNASDISPMLMAVDADIVTTHRTIKASDFFTLKLKTDDILEAGELVKEINIKDMSDYTTHYEKLRIRNSIDFAIVSLATAYKIEDDILASLSMVLGGVAPVPYRLKNVEEILVGHTAY
- a CDS encoding MATE family efflux transporter; the encoded protein is MNQERIQILDSMSVYKAISRLALPTVLGMVVQILYNITDTFFIGKLNDPNQLAAITLAMPITMLTMAISSIIGTGGSAYLSRMIGANNFAQAQKTLNVSILYCVALGIFLTIISLLFLKPLVTLLGASTHTFSYTYNFCFIILLFSAVIMLNFSLGQLLRSEGAVKESLNGMLIGTVLNIVLNPVFVLILGMGIVGSAIATVIANFIGVIYYLCCYRSKSKQSMFALAPNKFSFDRTITFQMLSIGIPAALGQILMSVGNIVSNNYAAAYGDLTVASMGVATRAFIIPLFIILGIAIGCQPLMGFSFGAGNYTRLKEVVNKATFLCTITGLLFFVLFLLFSRQSMMFFSSNKEVIELGTLILHALILSLPFLGIQFTITTAVQSMGKVVPSLILSISRQGLLYIPAILILTKLFGFKGFIYSQAITDILIMIISIGVWVTIFRGLKKTSSEPETESLSIV